Proteins from one Deinococcus sedimenti genomic window:
- a CDS encoding SDR family oxidoreductase encodes MDFERKVIVVTGSASGIGKALAAAFVQEGATVVASDRNADLGAQEAAAIGARFIAADVGQEAGVKGLIDDVLAHEGRIDLLCSNAGIAVGEGPDTPDRVWDLIQRVNVMSHVWAARHVLAHMLERGDGYLLNTASAAGLLTELHSAPYAVTKHAALAFAEWLSITYGDRGIKVAALCPEGVWTPMIQNAPLLQQTAITTDELVAKTLEVLRADGFLITTHPSTLKGFQLKAADYDGWIGKMRHLRGKAMALLHAQQDGAEAGEASR; translated from the coding sequence ATGGACTTTGAACGGAAAGTGATCGTGGTGACGGGCTCGGCGTCGGGGATCGGGAAGGCGCTGGCGGCGGCGTTCGTGCAGGAGGGCGCGACGGTGGTCGCCTCGGACCGGAATGCGGACCTGGGCGCGCAGGAGGCGGCGGCCATCGGGGCGCGCTTCATCGCGGCGGACGTGGGTCAGGAGGCGGGCGTGAAGGGCCTGATCGACGACGTGCTGGCGCACGAGGGCCGCATCGACCTCCTGTGCTCGAACGCGGGCATCGCGGTGGGGGAGGGGCCGGACACCCCGGACCGCGTGTGGGACCTGATCCAGCGCGTGAACGTGATGAGTCACGTCTGGGCGGCGCGGCACGTGCTGGCGCACATGCTGGAACGGGGGGACGGTTACCTGCTGAACACCGCGTCGGCAGCTGGCCTGCTGACGGAACTGCACTCCGCACCGTACGCCGTGACCAAGCACGCCGCGCTGGCGTTCGCGGAGTGGCTGAGCATCACGTACGGTGACCGGGGCATCAAGGTGGCCGCGCTGTGCCCGGAGGGCGTGTGGACGCCCATGATCCAGAACGCGCCGTTGCTGCAGCAGACGGCCATCACGACCGACGAACTGGTCGCGAAGACGCTGGAGGTGCTGCGCGCCGACGGGTTCCTGATCACCACGCACCCCAGCACCCTGAAGGGATTCCAGCTGAAGGCCGCGGATTATGACGGCTGGATCGGGAAGATGCGGCACCTGCGCGGCAAGGCCATGGCGCTGCTGCACGCCCAGCAGGACGGGGCAGAGGCGGGGGAGGCGAGCCGTTGA
- a CDS encoding SDR family oxidoreductase: MDLNQAVAVVTGSASGIGRALAARLVQEGAIVVASDRNAEAGAREAAAIGARFVQADVGQEAGVKALIDDVLAHEGRVDLLCSNAGLAVGNGLEADDALWDVSWRVNVLSHVWGARHVLPHMLARGSGTLLQTVSAAGLLTEVHSAPYAVTKHEALAFAEWLAITYGERGISVAALCPEWVQTPLIAGAPHLQAGAITPEEVAEAAASGLRSGQFLITTHPMTVRAFQARANSHDRWLGRVRDLSRQTNEQLAGGHAFPDSLEG; encoded by the coding sequence ATGGACTTGAATCAGGCGGTGGCGGTGGTGACGGGGTCGGCGTCCGGGATTGGTCGGGCGCTGGCGGCGCGGCTGGTGCAGGAGGGCGCGATCGTGGTGGCGTCCGACCGGAACGCGGAGGCGGGGGCGCGCGAGGCGGCGGCCATCGGCGCGCGCTTCGTGCAGGCGGACGTGGGGCAGGAGGCCGGGGTGAAGGCCCTGATCGACGACGTGCTGGCGCACGAGGGCCGCGTCGACCTGCTGTGCTCGAACGCGGGGCTGGCGGTCGGGAACGGTCTGGAGGCGGATGACGCGCTGTGGGACGTGTCGTGGCGCGTGAATGTCCTGAGTCACGTGTGGGGCGCGCGGCACGTGTTGCCTCACATGCTGGCGCGCGGGAGCGGCACGCTGCTGCAGACGGTGTCGGCGGCGGGTCTGCTGACCGAGGTGCATTCCGCGCCGTACGCGGTCACGAAGCATGAGGCGCTGGCCTTCGCGGAGTGGCTGGCGATCACGTACGGGGAGCGCGGGATCAGCGTGGCGGCCCTGTGCCCGGAGTGGGTGCAGACGCCCCTGATCGCGGGCGCGCCGCACCTGCAGGCCGGGGCGATCACGCCCGAGGAGGTCGCGGAGGCGGCCGCGAGTGGCCTGCGGTCGGGGCAGTTCCTGATCACGACGCATCCGATGACCGTGCGGGCCTTCCAGGCGCGCGCGAACTCGCATGACCGCTGGCTGGGCCGCGTGCGGGACCTGTCGCGGCAGACGAACGAACAACTTGCCGGGGGCCACGCGTTCCCGGATTCACTGGAGGGCTGA
- a CDS encoding phosphotransferase family protein, producing the protein MTAPDAAPVRPGEELPLDALREALRGRVPGDVDALEVLQFPGGFSNLTYLLRLGEHEYVLRRAPLGPLPKGAHDMTREANLLSRIHPVLPVAPAPLLVVEDAGVIGSPFYLMERRRGTVVRTSLPPEYRDLHGAPERLGAALIDTLADLHAVDIDAAGLRDLGKPEGFNRRQVDGWAGRWRRAREALKDTGDLPPPAELRDELVIAWLEAHTPAETAHALVHNDFKLDNLMLDPRDPGGVVALLDWEMTTLGDPLVDLGLTLTYWTMPELPGGAPNRVGAAAPGFPDRDALVARYEARSGRSVADALPWFEVLGHFKLAVIVLQIFARYRLGQTQDPRFAPLAAQAAWLMRRAWALILQQDARE; encoded by the coding sequence TTGACCGCGCCGGACGCCGCGCCCGTCCGCCCCGGCGAGGAACTTCCACTGGACGCGCTGCGGGAGGCCCTGCGGGGCCGGGTGCCCGGCGACGTGGACGCGCTGGAGGTTTTGCAGTTCCCCGGGGGCTTCTCGAACCTGACGTACCTGCTGCGGCTGGGCGAGCATGAATACGTGCTGCGCCGCGCGCCGCTGGGGCCGCTCCCGAAGGGCGCGCACGACATGACCCGCGAGGCGAACCTGCTCTCGCGCATCCACCCGGTGCTGCCCGTGGCCCCGGCGCCGCTGCTGGTCGTGGAGGACGCGGGCGTGATCGGCAGCCCCTTCTACCTGATGGAGCGGCGGCGCGGGACGGTCGTGCGGACCAGCCTCCCGCCCGAGTACCGCGACCTGCACGGCGCGCCGGAGCGGCTGGGCGCGGCCCTCATTGATACGCTGGCGGACCTGCACGCGGTGGACATTGACGCGGCGGGCCTGCGTGACCTGGGGAAACCCGAGGGCTTCAACCGCCGTCAGGTTGACGGCTGGGCGGGCCGTTGGCGCCGCGCCCGCGAAGCGTTGAAGGACACCGGGGACCTGCCCCCGCCCGCCGAACTGCGCGACGAACTGGTGATCGCGTGGCTGGAGGCGCACACGCCAGCTGAAACGGCGCACGCGCTGGTGCACAACGACTTCAAGCTGGACAACCTGATGCTCGACCCCCGTGACCCGGGCGGCGTGGTGGCGCTGCTCGACTGGGAGATGACCACGCTGGGCGACCCGCTGGTGGACCTGGGCCTGACCCTGACGTACTGGACGATGCCGGAACTGCCCGGCGGCGCGCCCAACCGCGTCGGCGCGGCCGCGCCGGGTTTCCCGGACCGCGACGCTCTGGTGGCCCGCTACGAGGCCCGGAGTGGGAGAAGCGTGGCGGACGCCCTGCCGTGGTTCGAGGTGCTGGGGCACTTCAAGCTCGCGGTGATCGTCCTCCAGATCTTCGCCCGTTACCGCCTGGGGCAGACGCAGGACCCGCGCTTCGCGCCGCTGGCCGCGCAGGCCGCGTGGCTGATGCGCCGCGCCTGGGCGCTGATCCTGCAGCAGGACGCGCGTGAGTGA